The following proteins are co-located in the Neisseria sp. Marseille-Q6792 genome:
- the pgi gene encoding glucose-6-phosphate isomerase: MDAFTQAWRELEQHCQDTRHILLRDRFACEPDRFDRMHERLGGMLFDYSKNRLGEDTLQLLCNLADAAGLGRKMHDLRTGAKVNNSEGRAALHTALRLPDGADAVYVDGRDVLPEIRRELDRALDFARGLDDGSYKGATGRRITDFVHIGIGGSDLGPAMCVQALEPFRRHIAVHFAANADPACLDAVLCRLNPETTMFCVASKSFKTPETLLNAQAVKAWYRGAGFSESETARHFCAVSADTEAAQSFGIAAERVFAMYDWVGGRYSVWSPVGLPVMVAVGGACFSELLAGAYAMDRHFFSTPTRHNIPVLMALIAVWYNNFQHADGQTAVPYSHNLRLLPAWLNQLDMESLGKSRASDGSLAACKTGGIVFGGEGVNCQHAYFQLLHQGTRLIPCDFIVPMTAQGVEDGRSRFTVANAFAQAEALMKGKTLDEARAELADLPEAERERLALHKEFPGNRPSNSILLDRLTPYNLGMLMAAYEHKTFVQGVIWNINPFDQWGVEYGKQLAKTIIGELEGGTSVHDASTEGLMAFYRECRLKGGGAV; the protein is encoded by the coding sequence ATGGATGCTTTTACCCAGGCGTGGCGGGAGCTTGAACAACATTGTCAGGATACGCGACATATTCTTTTGCGCGACCGCTTTGCCTGCGAACCGGACCGCTTTGACCGTATGCACGAACGGCTGGGCGGTATGTTGTTCGATTACAGCAAGAACCGGCTTGGGGAAGATACGCTTCAACTGCTCTGTAACCTTGCAGATGCGGCAGGGCTCGGACGGAAAATGCATGATTTGCGGACGGGTGCGAAGGTCAACAACAGCGAGGGGCGTGCTGCGCTGCATACGGCTTTGCGCCTGCCCGACGGTGCGGATGCCGTTTATGTGGACGGCAGGGACGTGTTGCCCGAAATCCGCCGCGAACTTGACCGTGCTTTGGATTTTGCACGCGGTTTGGACGACGGTTCGTACAAGGGGGCGACGGGCAGGCGGATTACGGATTTTGTCCACATCGGCATAGGCGGATCCGACCTCGGGCCGGCAATGTGCGTTCAGGCACTCGAGCCGTTCAGACGGCATATCGCCGTCCATTTTGCTGCCAACGCCGACCCTGCCTGCCTGGATGCGGTTTTATGCCGTCTGAACCCCGAAACAACGATGTTTTGCGTTGCCAGCAAGTCCTTTAAAACACCGGAAACCCTGCTCAATGCACAGGCGGTCAAGGCGTGGTATCGCGGTGCGGGGTTCTCGGAATCCGAAACGGCGCGCCATTTTTGCGCGGTGTCTGCCGATACGGAAGCGGCGCAAAGTTTCGGCATTGCGGCGGAACGCGTGTTTGCGATGTACGACTGGGTGGGCGGACGCTATTCCGTCTGGTCGCCTGTCGGGCTTCCTGTGATGGTCGCTGTCGGCGGGGCGTGTTTCAGTGAGCTGTTGGCGGGTGCGTACGCGATGGACAGGCATTTTTTCAGTACGCCGACGCGTCATAATATCCCCGTTTTAATGGCACTGATTGCCGTGTGGTATAACAATTTCCAGCACGCGGATGGGCAGACTGCCGTTCCGTACAGCCACAACCTGCGCCTGCTGCCGGCGTGGCTGAACCAGCTCGATATGGAGAGTTTGGGCAAAAGCCGCGCTTCAGACGGCAGTCTCGCCGCGTGCAAAACGGGCGGCATCGTGTTCGGCGGTGAAGGGGTCAACTGCCAGCACGCCTATTTCCAACTGCTCCACCAAGGCACGCGCCTGATTCCCTGCGACTTTATTGTCCCGATGACGGCGCAGGGCGTGGAGGACGGACGCAGCCGTTTTACTGTTGCCAACGCCTTTGCCCAAGCGGAAGCCTTGATGAAGGGCAAAACCTTGGACGAAGCACGCGCCGAACTGGCAGATTTGCCCGAAGCGGAACGCGAACGCCTCGCGCTGCACAAAGAGTTCCCCGGCAACCGCCCCAGCAACAGCATCCTGCTCGACCGCCTCACGCCCTACAATCTGGGTATGCTGATGGCGGCTTACGAGCACAAAACTTTTGTACAAGGTGTAATCTGGAACATCAATCCCTTTGATCAGTGGGGGGTTGAGTACGGCAAACAGTTGGCAAAAACCATCATCGGCGAACTGGAAGGCGGCACGTCCGTACACGATGCCTCGACCGAAGGGCTGATGGCGTTTTACCGCGAATGCCGTCTGAAAGGCGGCGGCGCGGTATAA
- a CDS encoding type II secretion system F family protein, giving the protein MAKNGGLSLFSKKEKRFIFEGRHSASDKIVNGEVSAFTEEEARKKLAKRGIRPLQISRVKTTSKRKITQEDITVFTRQLATMMKAGLPLMQAFEIVARGHANPSMTEMLVEIRSEVEQGTTLSRAFSRYPKYFDRFYCNLVAAGETGGVLESLLDKLAVYKEKTQAIRKKVKTALTYPISVIAVAIGLVFVMMIFVLPAFKEVYSNMGAELPALTQTVMDISEFFVAYGWIILIALGCSIYGFLKLKERSPKIQRRMDAFLLRMPIFGNIVQKATIARWGRTTATLFAAGVPLVDVLNSTAGAAGNLIYEEATQEIRTRVIQGLSMTSGMRATELFPNMMVQMSSIGEESGSLDDMLNKAAEFYEDEVDNAVGRLSAMMEPIIIVVLGLIIGTLLVAMYLPLFNLGNVVG; this is encoded by the coding sequence ATGGCTAAAAACGGAGGACTTTCTTTATTTTCAAAGAAAGAAAAACGCTTTATCTTTGAAGGCAGGCATTCTGCCTCCGACAAAATAGTCAACGGTGAAGTATCTGCGTTTACCGAAGAAGAGGCACGCAAGAAACTGGCAAAACGCGGCATCCGCCCGTTACAGATTAGCCGTGTAAAAACAACTTCAAAACGCAAAATTACACAAGAAGACATTACCGTCTTCACACGCCAGTTGGCAACTATGATGAAAGCGGGCCTGCCGCTGATGCAGGCATTTGAGATTGTGGCGCGCGGTCATGCCAACCCGTCCATGACGGAAATGTTGGTGGAAATCCGTAGTGAAGTAGAACAGGGCACCACCCTGAGTCGCGCGTTCTCACGCTATCCCAAATACTTTGACCGCTTCTACTGCAACCTGGTTGCGGCGGGCGAAACGGGCGGCGTGTTAGAAAGCCTGTTGGACAAATTGGCAGTTTACAAGGAAAAAACCCAGGCCATCCGTAAAAAAGTAAAAACTGCGCTGACTTATCCGATATCGGTAATCGCCGTCGCCATCGGCTTGGTATTTGTGATGATGATCTTCGTACTGCCGGCGTTTAAAGAAGTTTATTCCAATATGGGTGCCGAACTGCCCGCGCTGACTCAGACCGTCATGGATATTTCCGAGTTTTTTGTCGCATACGGCTGGATAATTCTGATTGCGCTTGGCTGCTCGATATACGGCTTCCTCAAACTTAAAGAGCGTTCACCCAAAATCCAACGCCGTATGGATGCCTTTCTGCTACGTATGCCTATTTTTGGCAACATTGTACAAAAAGCAACTATTGCACGCTGGGGCAGGACGACGGCAACACTGTTTGCAGCAGGCGTACCGCTGGTCGATGTATTGAATTCGACTGCAGGTGCGGCGGGCAACCTGATTTACGAAGAAGCCACCCAAGAAATCCGTACTCGAGTAATTCAAGGTCTGTCCATGACCTCAGGAATGCGTGCGACGGAACTTTTCCCCAATATGATGGTACAGATGTCCTCCATCGGCGAGGAATCGGGTTCTTTAGACGACATGCTCAACAAAGCTGCCGAGTTTTATGAAGACGAGGTGGATAATGCGGTCGGCCGACTGTCCGCCATGATGGAACCGATTATCATCGTGGTTTTGGGTCTGATCATCGGTACGCTTCTGGTAGCGATGTATCTGCCGCTGTTCAACTTGGGTAACGTGGTCGGCTGA
- the yacG gene encoding DNA gyrase inhibitor YacG: protein MAESRQTRLQVKCPTCQTAVVWKPENTFRPFCSQRCKLIDLGGWADEEYTVTAQEEGLLEISEFECIYR from the coding sequence ATGGCTGAGTCGCGGCAAACACGCCTTCAAGTCAAATGTCCGACCTGTCAAACGGCAGTAGTATGGAAACCGGAAAACACGTTCCGCCCCTTCTGTTCGCAACGCTGCAAACTGATCGACTTGGGCGGATGGGCAGATGAGGAATATACGGTTACAGCCCAAGAAGAAGGTTTATTGGAAATATCCGAATTTGAGTGTATATACCGCTGA
- the dapD gene encoding 2,3,4,5-tetrahydropyridine-2,6-dicarboxylate N-succinyltransferase — protein sequence MSLQNIIETAFENRADITPTTVTPEVKEAVLETIRQLDSGKLRVAERLGVGEWKVNEWAKKAVLLSFRIQDNEILNDGVNKYFDKVPTKFADWSEDEFRSAGFRAVPGAVARRGSFVAKNVVLMPSYVNIGAYVDEGAMVDTWATVGSCAQIGKNVHLSGGVGIGGVLEPLQAAPTIIEDNCFIGARSEIVEGVIVEEGSVISMGVFIGQSTKIFDRTTGEIYQGRVPAGSVVVSGSMPSKDGSHSLYCAVIVKRVDAQTRAKTSVNELLRGI from the coding sequence ATGTCTTTGCAAAACATCATCGAAACCGCCTTTGAAAACCGCGCGGACATCACCCCGACCACCGTTACTCCCGAAGTTAAAGAAGCCGTGTTGGAAACCATCCGCCAACTCGATTCAGGCAAATTGCGCGTCGCCGAACGCTTGGGCGTGGGCGAGTGGAAAGTCAACGAATGGGCGAAAAAAGCGGTATTGCTGTCTTTCCGTATTCAGGACAATGAAATCCTCAACGACGGCGTGAACAAATACTTCGACAAAGTGCCGACCAAGTTTGCCGACTGGTCTGAAGACGAATTCCGCAGCGCAGGTTTCCGCGCCGTTCCGGGTGCGGTTGCCCGTCGCGGCAGCTTTGTGGCGAAAAATGTCGTGTTGATGCCGTCTTACGTCAACATCGGCGCATACGTTGACGAAGGTGCGATGGTCGATACTTGGGCAACCGTCGGCTCTTGCGCGCAAATCGGCAAAAATGTCCACTTGAGCGGCGGTGTCGGCATCGGCGGTGTACTCGAACCCCTGCAGGCCGCACCCACCATCATTGAAGACAACTGCTTCATCGGTGCGCGTTCTGAAATCGTTGAGGGCGTGATTGTCGAAGAAGGCAGCGTGATTTCGATGGGCGTGTTCATCGGTCAATCCACCAAAATCTTCGACCGCACCACCGGCGAAATCTACCAAGGCCGCGTACCGGCAGGTTCGGTTGTCGTATCCGGCAGCATGCCTTCCAAAGACGGCAGCCACAGCCTTTACTGCGCCGTCATCGTCAAACGCGTGGATGCGCAAACCCGTGCGAAAACCAGCGTGAACGAATTGTTGCGCGGCATCTGA
- the coaE gene encoding dephospho-CoA kinase (Dephospho-CoA kinase (CoaE) performs the final step in coenzyme A biosynthesis.), with the protein MTVWVGLTGGIGSGKSAAAQCFADLGVPRIDADAAAHSLTASDGIALPEIRRLFGDTVFDTQGLLQRDILRKEVFASPSRKALLESVMLPLIFSEIKKQQETFNDAPYGIIEIPLLTEKRQFMKLIQRVLTISAPVEKRIGRVMARSGLTRGEVAAVISHQASESERLLLADDVLLNDGSLKSLREKTMRLHAFYSGIFALKPTQGKHNG; encoded by the coding sequence ATGACGGTATGGGTCGGACTGACCGGAGGAATCGGCAGCGGCAAATCGGCAGCCGCGCAATGTTTTGCCGATTTGGGCGTGCCGCGCATCGATGCGGACGCGGCGGCGCACTCGCTGACGGCTTCAGACGGCATCGCCCTGCCGGAAATCAGGCGGCTGTTCGGCGACACCGTTTTCGACACACAGGGTTTGTTGCAGCGCGACATATTGCGTAAAGAAGTCTTTGCCTCCCCATCGCGAAAAGCCTTGCTCGAATCCGTGATGTTGCCGCTGATTTTCTCAGAAATCAAAAAACAGCAAGAAACATTTAACGACGCACCCTACGGCATTATCGAAATCCCACTGCTGACAGAAAAACGTCAATTCATGAAATTGATACAGCGCGTGCTGACAATAAGTGCCCCTGTGGAAAAACGTATCGGCAGGGTGATGGCCCGCAGCGGGCTGACGCGCGGCGAGGTGGCTGCCGTCATCAGCCATCAGGCATCCGAATCCGAACGCCTGCTGCTTGCAGACGATGTGCTGCTTAATGACGGCAGCCTCAAAAGCCTGCGTGAGAAAACAATGCGCCTGCACGCGTTTTATTCAGGGATTTTCGCCTTAAAACCAACACAAGGAAAACACAATGGCTGA
- the pilB gene encoding type IV-A pilus assembly ATPase PilB yields MSVGLLRTLVQNQVVTVEQAEHYYKESQAGKEVLPMLFSDGVISPKSLAALIARVFSYSVLDLRHYPRHRVLMGVLTEEQMVEFRCVPIFRRDDKVFFAVSDPTQMPQIQKTVFASGISVELVIVEDDQLAGLLEWVGSRSTALLQEISAEQEEQESHTLYIDNEEAEDGPVPRFIHKTLSDALRSGASDIHFEFYEHNARIRFRVDGQLREVVQPPVAVRGQLASRIKVMSRLDISEKRIPQDGRMQLTFQKGGKPVDFRVSTLPTLFGEKVVMRILNSDAASLNIDQLGFEPFQKKLLLDAIHRPYGMVLVTGPTGSGKTVSLYTCLNILNTESVNIATAEDPAEINLPGINQVNVNDKQGLTFAAALKSFLRQDPDIIMVGEIRDLETADIAIKAAQTGHMVFSTLHTNNAPATLSRMLNMGVAPFNIASSVSLIMAQRLLRRLCSSCKQEVERPSASALKEVGFTDEDLAKDWKLYRAVGCDRCRGQGYKGRAGVYEVMPISEEMQRVIMNHGTEVDIMDVAYKEGMVDLRRSGLLKVMQGITSLEEVTANTND; encoded by the coding sequence ATGAGCGTAGGTTTGCTGAGAACCTTGGTTCAAAACCAAGTGGTTACTGTCGAACAGGCCGAACACTATTATAAGGAGTCGCAGGCAGGTAAAGAAGTGTTGCCGATGCTGTTTTCAGACGGCGTCATTTCGCCTAAATCCCTTGCGGCACTGATTGCGAGGGTGTTCAGTTATTCGGTTCTTGATTTGCGTCATTATCCGCGCCACAGGGTGCTGATGGGGGTGTTGACTGAGGAACAGATGGTGGAGTTCCGTTGTGTGCCGATTTTCCGCCGGGACGACAAGGTATTTTTTGCGGTTTCTGACCCGACACAGATGCCTCAGATTCAGAAGACTGTTTTTGCGTCAGGGATTTCGGTTGAGTTGGTGATTGTTGAAGACGATCAGCTGGCCGGGCTGTTAGAGTGGGTGGGTTCGCGCTCGACTGCGTTGCTTCAGGAAATCAGTGCGGAACAGGAAGAGCAGGAAAGCCATACTCTGTATATTGATAATGAAGAGGCGGAAGACGGTCCTGTACCGAGGTTTATCCATAAAACTTTGTCGGATGCTTTGCGCAGTGGGGCATCTGATATTCATTTTGAGTTTTACGAACATAATGCGCGTATCCGGTTCCGTGTGGACGGGCAGCTTCGCGAGGTAGTCCAGCCCCCGGTTGCGGTAAGGGGACAGCTTGCTTCTCGGATTAAGGTGATGTCGCGTTTGGACATTTCCGAAAAACGGATACCCCAGGACGGCAGGATGCAATTGACCTTCCAAAAGGGTGGTAAGCCTGTCGATTTCCGTGTCAGTACTTTGCCGACGCTGTTTGGTGAAAAGGTTGTGATGCGGATTTTGAATTCTGATGCGGCTTCTTTGAATATCGATCAACTTGGTTTCGAACCGTTTCAGAAGAAATTGCTGTTGGATGCCATCCACCGTCCTTACGGCATGGTGTTGGTAACCGGTCCGACAGGTTCGGGAAAGACTGTGTCGCTCTATACCTGTTTGAATATTTTGAATACGGAGTCGGTAAATATTGCAACGGCGGAAGACCCTGCCGAGATTAACCTGCCGGGCATCAATCAGGTTAACGTCAATGATAAGCAGGGTCTGACTTTTGCCGCTGCTTTGAAGTCTTTCCTGCGTCAGGATCCGGACATCATTATGGTCGGTGAGATTCGTGATTTGGAAACTGCCGATATTGCGATTAAGGCGGCACAAACAGGGCATATGGTGTTTTCCACCCTGCACACCAATAATGCGCCGGCAACGTTGTCGCGTATGCTGAATATGGGTGTCGCGCCGTTTAATATTGCCAGTTCGGTCAGCCTGATTATGGCGCAGCGTCTTTTACGCAGGCTGTGTTCGAGCTGCAAACAAGAAGTGGAACGTCCGTCTGCCTCTGCTTTGAAGGAAGTCGGTTTCACCGATGAGGATCTTGCAAAAGATTGGAAACTTTACCGCGCCGTCGGTTGCGACCGTTGCCGGGGGCAGGGTTATAAGGGGCGTGCCGGTGTTTATGAGGTTATGCCTATCAGCGAGGAAATGCAGCGTGTCATTATGAACCATGGTACGGAAGTGGATATTATGGATGTTGCTTATAAGGAAGGTATGGTTGATTTGCGCCGTTCCGGTTTGTTGAAAGTTATGCAGGGTATTACTTCGTTGGAAGAGGTAACGGCAAATACTAACGATTAG
- a CDS encoding A24 family peptidase, with translation MSDLSVLSPFAVPLAAVFGLLVGSFLNVVIYRVPVIMERGWTVFAKEHLNLPLTEEESRTFNLMKPDSCCPKCRVPIRAWQNIPIVSYLLLHGKCASCQTKISIRYPSIELLTGVLFGLVAWQYGWSWITLGGLILTAFLISLTFIDADTQYLPDSMTLPLIWLGLIFNLDGGFVPLQSAVLGAVAGYGSLWLLCAVYKLLTGKTGMGNGDFKLIAALGAWLGISALPVLIFVSSLIGLVAAIVMRVAKGQHFAFGPALTVSGWIIFTANDSVWRAVNWWLTHPVL, from the coding sequence ATGTCTGATTTGTCTGTATTGTCGCCGTTTGCCGTGCCTTTGGCAGCAGTTTTCGGTTTATTGGTCGGAAGTTTCTTAAACGTCGTCATTTACCGCGTGCCGGTCATAATGGAACGCGGCTGGACGGTATTTGCCAAAGAACATTTAAACCTGCCGCTGACCGAAGAGGAAAGCCGTACCTTCAACCTGATGAAACCGGATTCCTGCTGCCCCAAATGCCGCGTGCCGATACGCGCGTGGCAGAACATCCCGATTGTCAGCTACCTGCTCCTGCACGGCAAATGCGCCTCCTGCCAAACCAAAATCAGCATACGCTACCCCTCTATCGAGCTGCTGACCGGTGTATTGTTCGGGCTGGTTGCCTGGCAATACGGCTGGTCTTGGATTACATTGGGCGGTTTGATACTGACTGCGTTTCTGATTTCCCTGACCTTTATCGATGCGGACACCCAATACCTGCCCGACTCGATGACACTGCCCTTGATTTGGCTGGGGCTGATATTTAATTTGGACGGCGGCTTCGTGCCTTTGCAGTCTGCCGTTTTAGGTGCGGTTGCCGGCTATGGTTCATTATGGCTCTTATGTGCGGTGTATAAACTGCTCACAGGAAAAACCGGTATGGGCAACGGAGATTTCAAACTGATTGCCGCATTGGGCGCGTGGCTCGGCATATCCGCATTGCCCGTGCTGATTTTTGTTTCCTCGCTGATCGGTTTGGTCGCGGCAATCGTTATGCGCGTCGCCAAGGGGCAGCATTTTGCCTTCGGCCCCGCACTGACAGTTTCGGGATGGATAATTTTTACGGCAAACGATTCCGTATGGCGGGCGGTCAACTGGTGGCTGACCCATCCGGTGCTGTAA